From a region of the Kwoniella mangroviensis CBS 8507 chromosome 1 map unlocalized Ctg01, whole genome shotgun sequence genome:
- a CDS encoding exodeoxyribonuclease III — MRILTWNVNVLRTCLDYHPFSSMKKKNVEGLLDELGAQIACFQEHKTPRAKLEKSMAVPGSYDGFWTFPRSKTGYSGVCTYVDARYCVPLKAEEGITGLLLDDSKGSTMKPPWTPEERIGSYPDIDGMEWMDEVDGKEFEPKRLDMEGRAVVCDFGLFVLFNLYCPNETNETRRPYKMNFLKCLQERVRLLQQAGREVIIVGDINIMRAPIDSGEGGIRTSAEQHYEHPARRILDDWCAPKGPMVDVVRESWPNRDDMFTCWNQKLDARSANYGSRIDLILCTPGLRPWIKGGDILNRVYGSDHCPVYIDLHESIDHPEKGELHLKDMLNPPDRPPSTAPVYPNDIPREAPEPPRFATKFFDEFSGRQTTLKSFFGGGGNKKKDVAIHPTPSPTPATPSRSSATPVPSENTYANTPLTLQNTAKTSPSTENGASLATPFSLARAAFDSIDTSTQITASSNSITLPSPPSVIHQVSPQRRRSPTYDAIDMTHDDDDIHKATSNAIAGPSKPKPTIKPKSNKLSQAKSANTTGSQTKLSSFFSQPPISTSKRKSSPSPSSNDTVQPKTKSARKSISSISPSRSPSIPKQNNHSEEVASGWTEQEDELINQAILEAERDRKAKNDSAKPVWGELFAKKLPPMCTVHNKPCKDFLVMKPGPNKGKRFWLCSLPVGAGYDTGRSKRPREDVNRNFRCDFFLWDSANSRKEKVKDLNNNEGEKESQNIQ, encoded by the exons ATGAGGATACTAACTTGGAATGTC AACGTACTGAGAACATGTTTGGATTACCATCC ATTCAGCtcaatgaagaagaagaatgtcGAAGGGTTATTAGACGAGCTAGGTGCTCAGATAGCTTGttttcaag AACACAAAACTCCGCGAGCGAAATTAGAGAAGTCCATGGCGGTTCCAGGTTCCTATGATGGATTTTGGACCTTTCCTCGGTCGAAAACTGGTTATTCTGGAGTATGCACCTATGTCGACGCAAGGTATTGTGTACCGCTAaaagcggaagaaggtataacCGGGTTGTTGTTAGATGATTCAAAGGGAAGTACGATGAAACCCCCTTGGACGCCTGAAGAGCGTATAGGTTCTTATCCAGATATAGACGGAATGGagtggatggatgaagtGGATGGGAAGGAGTTTGAGCCTAAAAGGTTGGATATGGAGGGAAGAGCTGTGGTGTGTGATTTTGG CCTATTCGTTCTGTTCAACCTCTATTGTCCTAACGAAACCAACGAGACTCGTCGACCGTACAAGATGAACTTCCTGAAATGTCTACAAGAACGAGTTAGGCTATTACAACAAGCAGGACGAGAAGTGATCATCGTTGgcgatatcaacatcatgaGAGCCCCGATAGattcaggtgaaggtggaatCCGAACTTCGGCTGAACAGCATTATGAACACCCCGCTAGgaggatattggatgattggtgTGCTCCTAAAGGACCTATGGTGGATGTGGTCAGAGAGAGTTGGCCAAATAGGGATGATATGTTTACTTGTTGGAATCAGAAGCTGGATGCGAG ATCAGCAAATTACGGATCTCGTATCGATCTGATATTATGTACACCAGGCCTACGCCCATGGATCAAAGGTGGCGATATCCTCAACAGGGTTTATGGCTCAGACCACTGTCCAGTCTACATTGATCTACATGAGAGCATTGATCATCCCGAGAAAGGTGAACTGCACTTGAAAGATATGCTGAACCCACCTGACCGACCACCATCTACGGCTCCCGTTTACCCCAATGATATACCGAGAGAAGCTCCCGAACCGCCTAGATTTGCTACCAAGTTCTTCGATGAGTTTTCAGGGAGGCAAACTACCCTCAAGAGCTTCTTTGGCGGTGGagggaacaagaagaaggatgttgcTATACATCCGACTCCATCACCTACTCCTGCTACTCCCTCTAGAAGCAGTGCTACTCCCGTACCGTCCGAGAACACATATGCGAATACTCCTTTAACATTACAGAATACCGCAAAGACTTCCCCTTCAACCGAGAACGGCGCAAGTCTTGCCACTCCTTTCAGTTTAGCCCGAGCAGCATTCGATTCTATCGACACGTCAACCCAAATTACCGCAAGCTCAAATTCCATCAcattaccttcacctccttcagtTATCCATCAAGTATCCCCTCAGCGGAGGCGATCTCCAACATATGATGCTATAGATATGACACATGACGACGACGATATTCATAAAGCCACCTCCAATGCAatagctggtccatcaaaaCCTAAACCGACCATcaaaccaaaatcaaacaaATTATCACAAGCAAAATCTGCTAATACTACTGGATCGCAAACCaaattatcatctttcttttcgcAGCCTCCCATCTCCACATCGAAACGAAAATCGTCGCCTTCCCCTTCGTCCAatgatacagtacaaccAAAAACGAAATCTGCCAGAAAATCGATATCGTCGATATCGCCTTCCAGATCACCCTCGATACCTAAGCAGAATAATCATTCCGAAGAGGTAGCAAGTGGCTGGACAGAACAAGAAGACGAATTGATAAATCAAGCTATACTAGAAGCTGAGAGGGACAGAAAAGCTAAGAACGATTCTGCTAAACCGGTATGGGGCGAGTTATTCGCCAAGAAATTACCGCCGATGTGTACGGTCCATAACAAACCTTGCAAAGATTTCT TGGTAATGAAACCCGGCCCGAATAAAGGTAAAAGATTTTGGTTATGTTCTTT ACCTGTCGGAGCAGGATATGACACAGGTAGAAGTAAACGACCGAGAGAGGATGTAAATCGTAATTTTCGATGTGATTT CTTTTTATGGGATAGTGCAAATtcaaggaaagagaaagtaaaAGATCTCAATAACAATGaaggggagaaggagagtCAGAATATTCAATAA